Below is a window of Mucilaginibacter sp. PAMC 26640 DNA.
TAATCAAAATAATTGGCGCGAATAAATAAAATTGCTCCTCGATAGATAGCGTCCAGAAATGACCTGTATACCAATCTAATGGTACCGGAAAGTTTTTTAAATATAGAGCGGCTCCTATAAAGCTGAGTGGTACTATCTGCAATTTGAACGCATAATTCAGGATGATCAAAACTAAAATATACAAATAAGCTACAGGGAAAATCCGGAGTGCCCTGCGGGCATAGAATTTTTTTAGCGATACTGTGCCGTATTTGAGTTTTTCTTTGATCAGCAAAGTAGTGATCAAAAATCCGCTTAGTATAAAAAAAATATGCACCCCAATAGTGCCGTCTAAATACCCGGACCAGGGCTGGTCTCTCGTAACATGTGCCAAGATAACGGTTAAAATAGCAACTCCCCGCAGGCCATCCATAAATGGATAATAAGATGCTTTAAGTTCTTCAGGAACAGAAGTTATATCTGCAAACAATTGGTTTTTAAATTTCCGGAATGCAGCAAAGGCCATCGATCAAAATAAGGGAGGCTAAATATATATATTTTGAACGATATAGAAATGTGCTTACGAGGGTGCTATGTACCACTCTGCTGGGAATACCCCTTTTGAAATGTGCATTTCCGCACATGTATAAAACTGTATCTTTGCAGTATGCGTTTTGATATCATTACCGTACTGCCTGGCTTGCTGGAAAGCCCTTTCGCTCATTCCATTTTGCAGCGTGCTCAAAAAAAGGGGATCTCCGAAATTGTAGTGCATAACCTGCGCGATTATGCCAGCGGTAAACAAAAAAGTGTAGATGATTATCCTTATGGAGGTGGTAGCGGCATGGTGATGACCATACAGCCATTTGCTGCCTGTATAGAAAAACTAAAAGCGGAGCGTGAGTATGATGAGGTAATCTTCATGTCGCCTGATGGCGAAACACTTAATCAGAAGATTGCTAACCAGCTGTCTATCAAAAAGAACATTATTATTCTGTGCGGGCACTACAAGGGGATAGACCAGCGCATCCGCGATATTTATGTGACCAGGGAAATCTCTATCGGCGATTATGTCCTCTCCGGCGGTGAGTTACCCGCAGCTGTTCTGGTAGATGCAGTAGTCCGGCTGATCCCGGGTGTTTTATCAGATGAAACATCCGCCTTGTCTGATTCCTTCCAGAATGATCTGCTGGATGCCCCGGTTTATACCCGCCCTGCGGATTGGAATGGCCATAAAGTACCTGATATTCTGCTGAGCGGCGATACCCCAAAAGTAGAACAATGGCGCTTTGAACAAGCTGTGGAACGTACCAAACAAAGGCGGCCTGATCTGTTGGACTAGCATAGTGGCAATGAGGAAATTGTGTATAAAACACAAAATGTTGAAATTTTTAAAACATACTTTTTTATTTCAAATAAAATCCCTATAATTGCACTCCGATTTTTACGGGTTAAAAGTCGCTTTAAGAGCTAAAAATCATGGATTTAGTAAAATTTGTAGAAGAACAATCAATAGTTAAGAATCAATTTCCCGCTTTCAAAGCAGGTGATACTGTTAGCGTTTATTATAAAATCAGAGAAGGTAACAAAGAGCGTATACAGCTTTACCAGGGCGTTGTTTTGCAACGTAACAGTGTTGGCAACAGCGAAACTTTTACCGTACGTAAAGTATCTAACGGTATTGGTGTTGAGCGTATCTTCCCTTACAATTCTCCTAACATCGATAAAATAGAAGTAAATAGTGTTGGTAAAGTACGCCGCGCTAAATTATTCTACCTGCGTGCCCTTACCGGTAAAGCAGCCCGTATCAAATCAAAAAGAGTTTAATTACATTTTATGTATATTGGAGCCTTTCTGCAATGCAGAAGGGCTTTTTTTGTTTGATTACAGCGCAATGAGAAAATCTATACTGTTGGTACTGTTTTTTTTAGCTGGCGGCCTGGCCTTTGGCCAAAACCTCACCGGTAAATGGCAGGGGGAGCTACCCCAGGGCAACCGCGATGTAAAGTTTAAGCTGGAGATAGATCTTGTGCAAACCGGTAAAACGCTGAGTGGTACTTCTACTTTTGTTACCGTTGATAATCATAAAGTTATTTTTGCGCTTACCGGCACAGTAGATGGGAGGAACATTACGCTGGAGGAGTATAAGGCCGTTTCCTGCGATTGCGATGATGGGCATTACGAGTTCTGCCTGAAGAAAATGAAAGGCGCTTTTAGTGTAGATTCCTTAAATACGCTTTACGCCATAGACGGAACCTGGACCAGCGACAAGTCTTACAACGGTAAGCAATACCTGGCCAGTGTTTGTACACCGGGCAGGTTTACTATTTTGCGGCCTGCATTCATCCGCCCGCTTGACGGGGCATATCGTAAAACGGATATGCCCAACGCCACAAAAATTTCGGCTTATGCCAACCTGCGCGAAGGTGACGCCTCGTTTGTAAAACGCATCTGGCGTGAGATAGATCTGCGCGAAAAAATGAACCAATATATTGCATCGCCAAAACAAGGGCTGATGAAAATATTGATGGACGGGATAGAGAGCCGGGATATTGTAGCCTATAACGCAACTGCCACGAAAGATAACCCGAACGGGGACACATTTAATAGCCGCCTAACCGCCGCACAGGCAAGGCAGCGATTGGCCGATAGCTCGGTTGTTGATATTTTCGACAAAAAATCGGGTGATAAAACTGGGTCAAAGGTTGTTGCGGGAGAATTTAACCCGGATGACGTACTGAAGTTCCGTATCAAAGAAGATTGGTATTTTGACAAACAACGGGGCATTTTTGAGCCACGGATAATCGGGATAGCGCCACTGATTAAAGTTAAAACCTCTGCAGGGGTGGCAAATAACGAATTTCAACCCGCTTTTTGGATCTACTTCCCCGAGGTGCGCACCATACTGGCTACAAAGCCTGTTGTAAACAGAAACAGTGATGCAACCGGATTGAGCTATGACGATGTATTTATGAAAAGATTGTTCACCAGCCATATTGTTAAACAATCTAATGATAAGGACGAACGTATCCGCGATTATACAAAAGGCATTGATCAACTATACGAGTCGGAACGCATTAAAAAAGGTATAGCCGACTGGGAGCAAGCCAACTGGCAAAATTAGTAGCTGTCAGGCAAAATGCTGTTGTAATGAGGGGATATCGAACCTAATACACAAAGGCTAAGACTCATCACCAGCTACTCACAACTTGCTTTTGCAACTTTACTTCTTAGGTCTCGCGAATTTTTCGTTTGGAGCCTGCTTTGCGTTGGCGGTTCTTTTTACTTTTTTAGGTACTTCCTCTCCGGAATGATCAACCACCATAGTTGCGCGGCCATGTTCATTAGATAACGGAGCGTTGGCGTGTTCGTCAAGTTCGGGAACCTGCACTACATCCGGAATATCGTCGATGTCTACAAAGCTGCCAACGGATGGTAATTCGGCCAATATGGTTCGGCCTCCTTTTACAACCTCATTGATAGCAACGTTGATCTTTGAGTTAAGTGGTAAAAAGATATCTACCCTTGATCCAAATTTTATAAAGCCGAACTGGTGGCCCTGATGTACCCTGTCGCCTTCTTTTACATACCAAACTATCCTGCGCGCCAAAGCGCCTGCAATCTGGCGAAATAATACGGCAACGCCTTCACTGTTTTCGGTAACAACGGTAGTGCGCTCATTCTCAGTAGATGATTTTGGATGCCAGGCTACCAGGTATTTACCCGGATGATATTTAAAGTATTTGATTACGCCACTGATGGGGTTACGGTTAATATGCACATTGATAGGAGACATAAATACCGAAATCTGGATGCGCTTATCTTTGAAATATTCAGTCTCTTCAGTTTCTTCTATCACCACCACTTTGCCATCTGCAGGGCAAAGTACCTGCGTTTCTGCCGAATTCAACATCAGCACCGGGCTGCGGAAGAATTGCAGAATAATAAAAAACAGTAATGCTGACAGGATATATATGATCCACTTCCATGTATGTGCATCAGGAAAATAAAATTGCATCAGTGCGTTCACAATGAATATGAACAGCACACACAAGGCGATAGAGGTGTATCCTTCTTTATGGATAGTCATACTGGCTTATATATGGTTAAAAATCTTATTACAAAACTAAACATTTACAACAAAGTACAGATAGGTATAAACAATTGGGGCGGCCATTAAAAACCCATCGAACCTGTCCAGTAACCCCCCGTGGCCCGGTAGTAGGCCACCTGAGTCTTTTATATTGATACTGCGCTTAAACATAGATTCCACCAGGTCTCCCAATGTACCAAAACTGCCTATAATTACGCCGATGGTTATCCATTGGGCGGGTTGTAATTCCGGGTAATACCTGCTGATGATATACCCAACCCCGGCCGCTATTAAAACGCCGCCGACAAAGCCCTCCCAGGTTTTTTTTGGCGAATGCCTTTCAAACAGCTTTGTGCGGCCAATGGCCCGGCCCACCAGGTATGCCCCGGTATCGTTACTCCAAAGCATTAACAAAAACGCAAGTGGAAAATGAAAATTGAACGAACCCTTTATATATGCCAAAGCATGAAAAAACGTAAAAGGCAGGCACACTAAAATCAACCCGGCAAATGTGTAGGCAATATTGGTGAATGGCGCTATAGAGATTTCAAACAGTTCCCCAACAAAAATAGCTGCCATGCTAATGGTTAACAGGAAGAGCAGTTTATGCAGCATTGGGCTATCCTGGTAAGTGATAAAAGCGAATAGGCCATAAATAAGCACGGCATTTAAAAAGCCGGCCACCCGGTTGGGTTGTACGCCGCTTTGTATGTTAAGCCCGTAAAACTCATGGAGGCAAAGCAGACTTAACGCCAGGTAAAAAATTCCGAAAGTATAGTGGCCCAACAACACAGAGCCTATCATTACGATAATAAAGAAGAAGCCTGTAATGGCGCGTGTTTTCATAAGTTCAGTTGGTTCAAGATCATTATCTCAACGGCAGTGCTAAAATTTTCCTGGTGAATGTAAACTTCAATATCGCCGAAAGCCTGGTGAGATGATGCCTGCCGATTGAGCAAAACTGCATCAATATGGTGGCCCGTAAGCATTTGCTTTACAATTTCTGATTGATAAAAGTTGGATGATGTAAAAATTTTAACCCAGTTCTTCTCCATTAATATTCACTGCCTGCTTTTTGCTTAATGCTACGTTTTTATAAACTAACAGCAAAATTATAATAATTATAACGCATAATACATAGACCCCGTAACTAAATGTATGCCCATCATCCAGGTTTACCGTTATTTTTTTTTGCTGATACAAATAAGTTGCAACAACTGCGGCGCCATTATTTAAAAAATGCCCCCATATTGCCGGCCAGATGCTGCCGCTCCAGGCTACAAAATAGCCAAACAGGCCACCTAATAACATTCGGGGTAAAAAACCATAAAATTCCATGTGGAAGGCGCTGAATAATGCCGCGGTAACCCAAATGGCTGCATGCGTGTTTTTCGTCCACCGCAGCATAATGGTTTGCAACACACCGCGAAACGTAAGCTCTTCCACAATTGCCGTAAAAAGTCCTATCAGGATTACATTTTTCAGCACATCGCCTACGCCGTTCATCTTCAGTAAAAGCACAATCAACTTTTGAGCCTGGGCTTCGCTCTCTTTCATCCACCTTTCCAGCCCGCTTAAAAATTTGGGCAGCACCATTTGCTGGTTAATATTGCTTAGCATTTCAATCGGCGGCATGCTCACCATCATGATTAAAAAGGCAACTGCAAAAAGCAGCAATGGGGCCTTTAAATATGGTTTTAAATACGTCACCGGTTCCTTTACTACGTAACGGGCAAAAATAACCGGCGCAACAAAAAGCGGTACGGTGGTGCTAATGATCTGCAAAATATATAGCACCTGCGGTAATTGAGGGTTGTCCAGGTTGCCCTTCATCAGATCTGTAAGTACATCAATGCCGTATATACCTACAATAACACCCACGCCGAGGAGGTTAAAAAGCAGCAGTATGCCAACAGTTATGCCCAGGAATATAGCAAACTGCATGAGTGGGGAGAGCTGGTTTACAGGCCGTTTTAGCATTTAGCTTAATTTTTGTAAATTTGCACGAATATAATCCATGTCTGTACAAATAGGAAATATTGATTTAGGGGAGTTCCCGCTGTTGCTGGCGCCGATGGAAGACGTTAGCGACCCGCCGTTCCGGTATGTGTGCAAGCAAAACGGTGCGGATATGATGTATACCGAATTTATTTCTTCGGAGGGCCTCATCCGTGATGCCGCTAAGAGCCGCCAAAAGCTGGACATATTTGAGTATGAGCGCCCGATTGGCATCCAGATCTTCGGCAGTGATATTGATCACATGCGCGAAGCTACCGAAATTGCCTCTTTAGCCGGCCCCGATCTGATGGATATTAACTACGGTTGCCCGGTAAAGCAAGTAGCCTGCCGTGGTGCCGGTGCAAGTTTATTACAGGATATTGATAAAATGGTAGCTATGACCAAAGCGGTTGTAGGGGCTACACATTTGCCGGTAACGGTAAAAACCCGCCTGGGCTGGGATGATAATACTAAAAACGTTTACGAAGTAGCCGAGCGCCTGCAGGATGTTGGCATTAAGGCGCTAACTATACACGGCAGAACCCGGTCGCAGATGTATAAAGGCGTGGCCGACTGGAGCCTGATCCACGATATTAAAAAGAATCCGCGCATTAAGATCCCTATTTTTGGTAACGGTGATATTGATTCGCCGGAGAAAGCTGCCGAATGGCGGATGCAGTACGAAGTTGATGGCATGATGATTGGCCGTGCTGCTATTGGTTACCCTTGGATCTTCCGCGAAATAAAACATTATTTTAAAACCGGCGAACATTTAGATAAGCCCACCATTGCCGAACGCATTGAGGTTTGTAAAACCCACCTTGAAAAATCAATGGAATGGAAAGGCCCGCGTACAGGTATTTTCGAGATGCGCCGCCACTACAGTAACTATTTTAAAGGGGTGCCTGATTTTAAAGAGTTCCGGATGAAACTTGTTACCGCAGGTACCGTAGAAGAGATTATGGATATTTTAGGAGAGGTAGATAAAAAATATGCGTTTGAAATGGCGTAATATCTCTCCGGATGCTATATATTTGAAATAAAAGAGATTAACAACAATGGCTACTACCATAACTGAAGGTGTTAAGGTTTCAGTTGAAACAATTTACCAGCCCGAATATTCTAACCCGGCAAACGATCACTTTATGTTTGCTTACCGGGTGACCATTGAGAACCTGGGCAATTATGCCGTGCGGCTTGTTAGTCGCCATTGGTATATATTTGATTCTAACGGCGCTAAACGCGAGGTAGAAGGCGAAGGCGTAGTAGGCCAGCAGCCGGTTATCGAACCCGGCAACTCCCACGAATATGTATCGGGCTGTAACCTGAAAACCGATATGGGCAGCATGAAAGGCGAATACCAAATGGAACGCCTGTTAGACGGTCAGCTTTTGGATGTGCAGATTCCCGAATTTTATCTGGTAGCCCCTTACAGGTATAATTAATTACTGATTACTTAATTACCGATTGAGTGAGCACGAATTTTTCAGATAAGCATTTGTATGCTAAGCTTTTTCTCTGTCGGCAATAAACTTTAAGAAATTACACTGACCCGGGAAATTCGTGTATCTAATTTACCTTTCCAGCCTCACTCCA
It encodes the following:
- a CDS encoding tRNA (guanine(37)-N(1))-methyltransferase; amino-acid sequence: MRFDIITVLPGLLESPFAHSILQRAQKKGISEIVVHNLRDYASGKQKSVDDYPYGGGSGMVMTIQPFAACIEKLKAEREYDEVIFMSPDGETLNQKIANQLSIKKNIIILCGHYKGIDQRIRDIYVTREISIGDYVLSGGELPAAVLVDAVVRLIPGVLSDETSALSDSFQNDLLDAPVYTRPADWNGHKVPDILLSGDTPKVEQWRFEQAVERTKQRRPDLLD
- a CDS encoding 50S ribosomal protein L19 — protein: MDLVKFVEEQSIVKNQFPAFKAGDTVSVYYKIREGNKERIQLYQGVVLQRNSVGNSETFTVRKVSNGIGVERIFPYNSPNIDKIEVNSVGKVRRAKLFYLRALTGKAARIKSKRV
- a CDS encoding gliding motility protein GldN, yielding MASVCTPGRFTILRPAFIRPLDGAYRKTDMPNATKISAYANLREGDASFVKRIWREIDLREKMNQYIASPKQGLMKILMDGIESRDIVAYNATATKDNPNGDTFNSRLTAAQARQRLADSSVVDIFDKKSGDKTGSKVVAGEFNPDDVLKFRIKEDWYFDKQRGIFEPRIIGIAPLIKVKTSAGVANNEFQPAFWIYFPEVRTILATKPVVNRNSDATGLSYDDVFMKRLFTSHIVKQSNDKDERIRDYTKGIDQLYESERIKKGIADWEQANWQN
- a CDS encoding phosphatidate cytidylyltransferase — protein: MKTRAITGFFFIIVMIGSVLLGHYTFGIFYLALSLLCLHEFYGLNIQSGVQPNRVAGFLNAVLIYGLFAFITYQDSPMLHKLLFLLTISMAAIFVGELFEISIAPFTNIAYTFAGLILVCLPFTFFHALAYIKGSFNFHFPLAFLLMLWSNDTGAYLVGRAIGRTKLFERHSPKKTWEGFVGGVLIAAGVGYIISRYYPELQPAQWITIGVIIGSFGTLGDLVESMFKRSINIKDSGGLLPGHGGLLDRFDGFLMAAPIVYTYLYFVVNV
- a CDS encoding nitrogen fixation protein NifR — translated: MSVQIGNIDLGEFPLLLAPMEDVSDPPFRYVCKQNGADMMYTEFISSEGLIRDAAKSRQKLDIFEYERPIGIQIFGSDIDHMREATEIASLAGPDLMDINYGCPVKQVACRGAGASLLQDIDKMVAMTKAVVGATHLPVTVKTRLGWDDNTKNVYEVAERLQDVGIKALTIHGRTRSQMYKGVADWSLIHDIKKNPRIKIPIFGNGDIDSPEKAAEWRMQYEVDGMMIGRAAIGYPWIFREIKHYFKTGEHLDKPTIAERIEVCKTHLEKSMEWKGPRTGIFEMRRHYSNYFKGVPDFKEFRMKLVTAGTVEEIMDILGEVDKKYAFEMA
- a CDS encoding Co2+/Mg2+ efflux protein ApaG, giving the protein MATTITEGVKVSVETIYQPEYSNPANDHFMFAYRVTIENLGNYAVRLVSRHWYIFDSNGAKREVEGEGVVGQQPVIEPGNSHEYVSGCNLKTDMGSMKGEYQMERLLDGQLLDVQIPEFYLVAPYRYN